The nucleotide sequence GGTACTTTGGTCAATCTTCTTAATCACACTTCTGAAGGTATCAATTATTATACAAAGTGCTTGAATAATTAATGGCAATTTTTTGTTTGGCTTAACAAAATGTATTCCTGCatgtcttttattttttctttttggggATTGCAAATATTTTTGGATTTCTGAACTGTTTTCCACAAGAAATTGAAGCATGGAAAAAGTTCAATATAAAGGAAAAGTACCTACAGATTGCAACtcgattattttataaatatctcataCGTTTTTAAGCTTTTATGGGGATATAATGTGAGAAAATACTTAGATTTCTCTAGTAAATTTAGAAAGGATGATAAACTTGTTTGAGGTTTATGAGAGGAAGCGTAAAAAAAGGATATATGATTAAGTTTAGGTTAACTTAGGGAATTTATTTATGGTTTAATCTCACAGGATGAAGAAGAATCTAAGTTTTTTTTCTCTATGAACACAAGTAAATAGTGTTGAACCACATAAATTTTATCTCGATTATTGTGGGTATATGTTTTATTATTGATTCTTTGGATTGTTCTTTTAGTATTAATTGCCGAGGTAGATGTCATCAATCGTCAATGACCATtgtaagctaaacaaagtttttGTTCTAGTTGTAATTCGGTAGCACCCTAATCTGCCATATATTTGCCTTCTTCTACTGGAAACGCTTTGTTTTATGTggcttttataaataatattgtcTCGTTTCTGCTGGAACTTTATGACCACTTTTTGTTCTCTTTTAaaccaaaatataatattaatctgCGATAACTGTTCATGGAATTGATGCCCGAAAGATGGCCAGTAGAATTCTCTTATTAGTCAACATGTTTTCTTGTGAGAAAGTGGATTCATTCTGAAACATCCGAGGCTCAACTTGGTTCTTTCTTGGCCACAGGCAACGATGTGAAGCAACATGTGAACTGTCCATTGCTACTTATAATAATACATCAGCAGAAAGATGAATCTGTTTTGAGGTTACATTCAAGCATTCAATATTGCACCGCTATTTTGAGACAGCTCCGACACTGATTCACTTGGGGGTGAAAGCCTGCAATGCAAAGTGAAAGATCAGAGAGATACGTGCATGGATTTGCTGGACAGGAGGAAGACGAAGAGTGTCCACAACTTACAGCGAACACTGTTGCATGGCCAGGATCGGCGAGGTGGGCGAAGAGGTTGTCGATGGGACCCGTGCCGGTGTAGATGGCTTGGAACCACGCCCCCATCACCGCCAGCATCGCGAGCCTCCCGTTCTTGATCTCCTTGGTCCTTAGCTCCTTGACCTTCTCCGGCGAGCCACTGCCCCAGCCGAGGGGGTCGAACCAGAAGCCGCCGGGGTAGCCGACGTCGGTGCCGGTGAGCTTGTTGTTGGGGAAGATGGGGTCGGTGTTGACGCACCCGGGCTTGATGATGTCCGCCCACCGCCTCCCCTCGGCCCATCCGATCAAGATGAGCTCGATGACGAAGAGGGTGGTGGTGTCGGTGAAGTACTCCAGCTGGCCGGCGGTGTACCATGAAGGGGTGTTGAGGATGCCGATCTTTGTGAGGAATTCCGGGATGAAGATCCCGGCGGCTCCCAGCATCGCCCACCGGCAGTGGACGATCTCCGCCTGCTGGTTCCACCTCAGGCTCTCAGGGTCGGATCCAAGGCCCAGGGGATCAAAGCCGAAGTCTCCGGGGAGGCTGCATGCGTCAGCAAGGAACAAGCGGAATCAAGATTAACTCCATGTGAGTGGAGAGATGACGAGGAGAAAGGGAGCGACGACTTCACCTGCCGTCCAGCCATGGCGGAGGGGTGCTGCCTGGGAACCAAAGCGGTCTCTCAGGCACAGCTGCAGCGGACACCGAGAAGGCCCGGCGAGCAGTTTTTGTCGCCCATTTTCCCTGCCTCACCTTCCTTCCTCCACCAAGGAACGATGCCTTGGTCGCGGCAAGAGCAGCTCCATTCTTCTGAGAACTGAAGCAAATCCATTGGAAGCTTAGAAGGACATCAACCAGAAGGAGATAGGAATCCCAACAAGCAATGACATGAGAACAGAAAGAAAGGTCAGCAGCGGATCCTCAGTTCAACCATGGCAACAACATATACTTGCGTTGCTCGAGGACAAGTGTATAGTTACAGAGTATAAGATCTTGCCTGGCGACTGCTGCAACTGCAGAGGAGGAAGCACAGACGGAAGCCATGGAGGAAGCTCTCTCCGATCTCTGGTTCTGGTAATAGCGAGAGGAGGAGAACGGGAGGCACCCGTTTAATGCACGGAATGGGCTTATCTTGGAGAGATAGGATGGCGGCTTCCTGAGGCTCTTATCTCGCGACATGTGGAAGAGGGAATCCAAGTCTTggctccaaaatcatcatcacggTTGACGTGGATATGCCATTGCGCGTCAGCCACCCAATTATTAGGCTTTCTGCTGTCCAAAAGATCTGGAAATTTGATTGgagtaagaaagaagaagaagaagaaacggaGGAGGACCTCAAAAATGAGAGAGGGCTTGGCCCCATCAATGAATCAATCAGACCACAATCGGGATCATCAACTGCCAATGGATTTCCTTGCAACACCATTTCACTCGATCTAACCTGACCTAATCCGACTCATTAACACCTCTGTTGGTAGCTCTTGTtgcataattaattaattaataggaTATAAATAAGgtctttagttgatgatacacGTCAGATTTGAGTTGAGACAAGAGCAGTGTCGAGTGGGTTCTGAGTGGTCCACAAGAGATCGGCTTGGGTTTCCATCGTAATCGTAGTGGATACGTGGGCACGATCTCAGTGGCCCAAATAACTACTGCAGAACTCTAAGACACTGCAACATTCATCGGGCTGTATAGTCGGCAAATTTCACTTGCACCAGAAACTGTCAAGACTCGAGGTTTTTGAGTCATTTATCCATGTCACGGATTGATAGAGTGAGTTGACAGTCTCCCTTTGTGGCTCATACCTACCGCATATAATTGGAAAATAAATTAGAAGCTCATGCTCACATTGCACGACGACAGAAAGCAAATGCGACAATCTCAAAGCTGCTACCAGCCCTCAGAGACGGCTCTCAGGTCTCGACTGACCGTCTAGCGAGCCAGCTAAGAAAGCTTAATAAATCATCGCAAATCAATCAGCAGTATAAAATTCGTAAACATTTTCCAGATAACAGCAAATGGATTATAAGCCACATTATATTCCATGCAATAATTAATAGTCCTGGAAAGCGCCTCTGCAAGAAAGGTAACACTAACTTTGTTCAGCCTTTTAACTGCAACACGGCCATCTCTTGTACCCAGCGGTCTCTGCGATGTGACGTTCAGAATAGTCGAACAAGGTAAAACTAAATTAATGAACCAACTGCAACAGGGTCATCTCTCGTAGCCCAGCAGTCTCTGTGATGAACAGAGTAGTCCAATTGTCCATTAAAATAGATCTATAAATCTAAGAGAAGAGAATTATCTAGTTCTTCGACGGATAAGGCTTATTCTTCTGAACAATAATAAAAGGTACGTATCGTAGTATTATTAGATCTAatgtatttgattttaattttaaaataaaaatttttctaCATTACAAACAGCATGATTATATGTTAACAATTGGCATCAGAGCATagattcttgagatcaaatatattagatctattatttttatttatgatgcttgaATGATCCATATTTCATCGATTATTTTATTGTTTGCTTGCTGGCATTGTTAGATTTGTTGTAAATGCAATCTTCAATAATCGTGAAGTAGCAATGGTCACCGCCAACCTTGCTGTGTACAACCAACAAATCTACTGTGTTGGGCAACATGCGCACCGCAACGGTTTAGATGGGCAACGTGCGCACTACAGCACAGCAGGTGACGGTCGCACACGGCCAGCATCACGCCCATGCAACGGTCGCACGAGGGCATGCGTCCATGCGACAGCCACACGCGAGTAAGCCGCATCCAGGCGACGACCGCTTATGTGTAGAAGTCGCGACTAAACGGCAGCCGCGCATAGGCAGGAGCCACTCACCGGCAGCGGTCATGCACGGCTAGGCTGTGCCAAGGCGACTGCCACGCGTGGCAAGAACCACCGCAGCGGTCACGTGCTAGCAGAGGCAGCCCTGTGGCCGCAGCGACGTGGCAACGCTGCACATGCAAAGGTGACGACGCTGCAGATCAGATTTTTAGACAAAATCACAGTTTTGCCCTAAGGTTTCTCTTTGGTCAAATTATAACTTTAcccttatttattttattaatatcctttAATTCTTTTGATAGTTCTGTCCTTTACGAATCTCATAATTCTAGTTTATATCCTttcaattatttataattttacccttataaatttgagaattctaatttatattctcaattataaaattgataaatatgatttattataattatgattgaatttaaccatgattatattttgattatttgtttggatttaatttttgattaaaaaactataaattagatttttttttatagttttctcatatgaattattgattatattttaacatgtggtaaataaaacctaattatcatttttggatattcatttgattattcacatgtatatattttttaaaattatgaaataatatttatctttcacataaatgtatgatttatatgttatcataattatcattttttttactaattaatgtttaataattattattgttgttatttataatttatgaataactatttatgaatattatgaatattatttataatttatctttataAGTTTTATCTATCGATAGTTGTCAAATTagcctaggatgatagacttttgagacgtgaattacaataaaggtcttatcatttataggatattttatattatatttttgtattggtcgtacagccaccaaagtgacttggactaataatttataaaatacattatgaaattagtcctaaatgatattaaataaaataatatttataatgacaacatgaatcaagataaaaaaaatttagtgaatattatttgtaatttatcttcctatGTTTTATATGATCGGTAACTACCAAAGTAGCTTGGGATAATAGGctatgtgatatgaattacaataaagttcttGTTATTTatgggatattttagattatattttatctttttgtattggtcatacagccaccaaagtgacttgaaccaataatctataaaatatattatggaattaatcctaaatgatattaaataaaataatattcactggcacatataattaggagattaagATAATCTCAAAGGAGAATATATTTCAAATAGTTGTGTGATGAgataggatgatactgttttagatatccttgcagtttatgGTTGTATACCCAAATGTAACAATACTATTTCACAAGAATGGTATCAATCCTCCATAAATGATCTTGAGTGAATACTAAATATGTCAATATTTTatccaaaggtgaaatatagatgatatcaatagttcatcatattttagaaACACAAagaattaatgttatattattacagTGGTATTtccttcattatatttttataattatctttatattttttttaaaaataaatggcttgagcatatacaagttgcattgagtgagtgagaccttggCCATATTAATTGAATAGAATACAAACTTAATTACTAAAAGTTTTGTGGAATAAATAATTGAGATGATTGATCTAGAAAGGTATGAAAGACTCAATTCTATGATACTTAGATTCAGTACAGTTTACAACTAGCACATGAGAATATCTaaatatcaatttaaattttctgataaatcattagttgacaccttaaaatgatagcatttgaggaattcaaaattatatcctcaatataaatgataaaattataaggttaagaatcataatattttgagtactacttaGAGAATATGTAACACTAAAATAAGAATGAAGTATAAGTCAcatgagtttataattactatataaactcataaaaaaaatctttacaATAGAGTGTTACTTTAGTAACAAATCAAATGTAAAAAAAGAGGTATAGATATAATCTTTATATAGTTCAAATCAAATGTTATAGAAATTATTTTCTAATACTtaatggattaatttgatgcttcaatATATGCTACCAATTatagatatttattaaaaaaatatatagggggataaaactaaaagagaatgagatattcatcattatagggaatcatcttaaagtgaaagtaatattagtttgtatttattgtctacatctaaagatgattcatttaatagatcttgaggatccatactatattcttataattttgagaatttggGTTCTACCTAGAattattagaatattattttccttttggtggttgtaaatttactatgattcaataaaaacTAACCTTTgaattttatataatattctatacataattaatataaatattaagtttacaatgatcctataattaaaaattaaaataaaatatagttttataaactccttgagattatgctTATATTTGTAGGTCACTCTATGTTTTCGTCTCTTTAAAGAGAtatattttatcaccatataaataacctgttaagatatgattatatatatctaattcatgtaaagtctaGACCGTTCACACTATATAAATGAActcgagagataattagatagaaaagtcaagatcatcatatctgacaagggtgataaattttatgatatttatgatgaacccaattataattctaattcttttgctagattcttgaaaaaataaggtatatgtgTTTAATATGATTTACCAAATGTGTTACGACATaatatgattgctgaaagatatAATTGTATCTTTATAGATATAGTTATCAACGTGAGAAGAAGCTCCAAGAACAACTATGTATTTTTGAATTGTATTCTTAGTAACTAAATTATATGACTTCTTTTAAGatatgaaatgataggaaacttaacttaagatatttacatatttaagaTTTTCCTATAGAGATAAAGAACTTCAgctcacataaaaaaaaaaatatttaataattatttctaaatattttattatctattcagaaaagtttaaaaggATACTCTAATTATAATACGAggacaattaaatttgataatataagattcctataaaataacgAATCAAAGGAAGTGAAAATTTAGAAAttcaattttgatatagaggatatacaagttgatactcctttattattcgagagatggttgttactcaaatcattaaatgttttgataaaagtgaacaataaaataatattactaaACTCTCACACTATATTGATATCGCTGTTAATGGTTTTGTAGAATAACCATAATTGACAATCTTGGGAGTATCTCAAAAGGAAATGAATCCTATCATTTATGTTTATTATGTGGCatatctataagaattatattatgatataagaatcataatggatcccttattatttttaaaaagtaatgattctgaaaaataatatgatgtaataaaacaagagttaaaattaataaccaaaatgatgtttgataaatttattgaattatccaataattataaaagagtctattatataaatgtgactcaaaAGACAATGTCGAAtgatataatggtcagacttgtggttaaaagttttacttataaaaaatatattgatcataatgagatatttagtttttaatgaactcgttaagaatcatggcattagtgactcattatgagtttgaattatatcataataatattaaaatatattttttaagatatagttttatatgggttactctaaatgatttacaaagaaaatgaaaaaaaaaataaagtttggCATGCAAATTcaagaatccatttatgaccttaaacaagcttcaagataatgatatataaaggttcttgatatcattattttcatatttatggaaaatactattgatcagtatttatatcaatattaataatataagatgtctcattcatatcaaccatattaaaactcttagtgacaaatttcttgatttagtataataaaccaagatcactattgataaagcaaaatattatccatatacaaGATCAataggagcaagtttattatattgatcttgtatatggataatattttgctttatcaatagtgatcttggtttattatactaaatcaagaaatttgtcactaagagttttaatatggttgatatgaatgagacatcttatattattaatattgagtaattcaatgatagacctgtgaagattgtcttagaaataatatatcaatcgagttttgaaaagatttaatatatatctttgttcagtaaatcataaaagtaaaattttagtcAATAAGAAATACTTTAAAATGACTTAAAAAGAATTagataaagaaaatattatttatatatgcgtagttggaagtctatgttCAAGCTTGTGTCAGAATAGATATTAGTTTTACAATTAAAATACTCGGTATATATTAAAGTTTCCTAGAAGAAAAAACACTAAAtgactgcaaagaaagtaataagatatccggaaggaacaaaggattatatgctcacaggTATGAAATTATACCTGCTTGAAATGATAGTATTTTTCAGatgctgattgtataaattatcttgataataggaagtccaccttacggttaatatctatatcaattatagggataatttattattattaataatagaagttgattttgttgaggccactaatcaaacTTTTTGACTATGATATTTTAACTTAGGATTTGGTGTAGTCAGACTCAATTGTCAAGTCGTTGAAGATATCTTATGATAGTAATTTTTCTTCTCTAataatgacaagtactattgcatttctatgcattatagtataaaatacttgatggttagagaagaggAGTCTAGAAACATCCAATgttaattaattacttgagtttcaTTATATTAAttgctgatccattcacttaggacttacagcctaaagtattttgaaagaacatgttcttatgattgagttTGTAAGCAACCCATAAAGAATATAGTGATACATGTTTAAGTAGAttctataattgacattcttgcttacgtacttaaagttatttgtttttactatcctgttcacaattatgtatgtacatattatggttgaatgtgatgataggattgtcttgacaagacaaattatatggGTCATTTTGGATTACATTAAGAAAGGTTAAtagtgttgtggtacatagaaggaagtgtgatACTTAtgacatacaaccgctatgacttgtATTATTAGtcagacttaatgtagtattattgtatttattggtcttattgatttatttttaaaaattcatatacgtgtatatagtttttctaaaattttagaatccaattgggtcaaattatttttaaataaattttattatatattttttattttaagtttttttatcttattaattaatgagcaaaatgggagaatgttagattatatgaccctatttaattaggtaaaatatattataaatatgattggattctgattatggttattggccaacagaaaagaagttcatgttaaagtaggattcattcggagataaccttgatgggagaaactctcctaataacttatcctaaaccctttgctctcgcctataaatagacatgacctCTAGGAGCTAAACAGATACATCTCATAGAAGATGCAATTGAAGGTTTACAATCTCTCTTAACCATCAATTTAAGTAGTCCTGTGAGAGGATAGGAAGAgatagaaggatctagttctccttgcagattgGTATCTCATATCCGACGATGGGGCGCCTGTAAATTAGACAAAGTTTATTCTTTTAAACAATAATAAAATATACGTATCGTAATattattagatctaattttattttattataaagattACAAATTTTATGCTAACACCAACTAGATAAAGTCATAGCAAGAACAAATAAATCAGGTTCTCAATTGCTCCAAGAAACATCATGCTTACTAAAAAAATTCAACCACCGGGAGAAAGTTCAAAATCTACAAAATAAACGTCAACTCTAATAAAGTTAAAATCTATTTAGTGTGTGGATCAAAAAATAATTGAAAGGATCCCCACTATAATAATGAAAAGAGTAGAtgagtatttatatttttttatatgtatTTAAAAAACAAAGATTTGAATGGATATACAATTGTAGAATGTTCtggatatttgataaataataaataaaaattatattttaaatatgtatcaATATAAGTGTTGTTTGATATAATTATAttcaaaagaataaatttattcttataatatttttaatatttattcgaaagtaaatacatatttttatttaataagtaaataaataaatgaatgtataTAATCTTAATAAAAGATTTTTATgacccatatatataataaataaataaaaggtataatcacataaataaatataaaataattttttaaaaataaataaataaaattttaacttatataaatcatattgatttttCACTAAGTCATATTGACAATCTtatgattttagataatatcataagaTACTTtgagaattaaaaaaattatattagtatccACAAATATTGTAATACTAATGTTACCTCCAGATAAGATCAACATTTAAGCATTTATACTGCAGCATCGAAGCCAAATATGATTTGAAAAAATCTATGAAGTACCAATTTACAAACGAAAATTTATATTGAACCTTCAATATATATTCCAAATGTTTTCCCAAAAACACCCTATTAATTATATGTAAAGAATCAAGCCACATGTACGGTTGAACATCTTAATAAGCAATTTTTGGGTAACTAATTTTGGCATACATAAGAGAAGTTATAATGTTGTAAAGTTAACCGCTAAAAGTATCCAATGCTGCAATCAGCATTATCAACCAATATACCAAAAAGAATATGGTGAATAAAGACctaccctttttcttttctttttttgggttCATATCGCCATTGTAATGATCTTAGATCACTTTGTCTCCGACATAAACTACCCATGGTCTGCATGCGCTGGTTGTTCTGCAGTCTGAGGTGCTGGTGGACTTGAGGCCCAGGGCACATTTGCAGTAATCTGAGAAGGATCGAGAGATGGCAGTGGTAAGGTGGAACTGCAGAATGATAAGGTGCATAAGCATAATGAGGTGGTGGATATGCAGGTTGAACATTTGGAGCAATAGAGCTGCGGTAGATGCCGTTGGACACAGGCAGCGTCACTGCAGCACTATCCTTCGACTTCACTAGTAGTGACAGCTTGAGGAGCAGAGCCGGGAGGAACGGTCTGCATGATACACCATAAGAAGGAACAGGAGTATACACGGCAGAACCAGGTGGCGGAGGAATTCGCCCACCATTTACATATTGCTGAGAAAAGGTAACGTCCAGCTGATGCAGCATCCCAAGGGCCTGGAGCATACGGAGAAGGTGGCTCCACAGGAGCCGGAGGGCCTGGAGGCACTCTGCAGGCTTAGGCGGCTTACCCGCCACTCGCACAGGTAAAACTCTTCCTTCTATATGATAGCCATTCATCGTAGCAATTGGCTGACTAGCCATTGTAACATCGGCATACTTAACAAAGCCATAACCTTTACTCAACAAGCCTGTAGTCCGATACTTGATGACCTTCGCCCCATCACATTACCTACAAATGTAGTCCCTGCACGGCCTACAGAACTCTTCATCTCGGATAGTTCCATTGAGAGCAGCAAGCTACTTCAACTGCTGCCGGTGACCAAGCTCAATGGGGATCAGAAGCTTCTCCAACATCCCCACAGCAGCATCCAGTGACTCCTGCGTCTCGGCCTCCACCAACACATCCAAATCCTCATTCTCAGAAGGACCACCGAAGCCCTGGTCCGGCTCCGGCCGGGCGTCCCAGCAGCTGCGTCTTCCGCGGCGGCTGCTGGAATCGTCCTCGCCGTCGGAGACGTCCTTGTCGGTGCTGCTGTGGGTGACGCTCTGGCCGTTGTCGAACGGCGGAGGCCGCTCAGTGGAGCCATCGCCACCCACTGGAGCCACGTCGAGGCGACGATCCAGGGATTCATGGGGAAGAGGCGGGTTGAGATCCAGGGTTTCAGGGGGAACCAGTGGTGGTGGGAGATTGCAGGAAGAATCCAGGGTTTCGGAAGAAGGGCGGGAAATCGGGGTTCAGGGTTTGACGGAATTCGTGGGCGGAGGCCGTGAGTTAACGGTGAGCGTGATCGCGAACCTTCCATCGATTCATCGATCAAAAGAGTTCGAGCTCAAGCTGAGCAAGACCAAAGTCTTGCTCTGGTTGACATTGGGTTTGGGTCTCGTGTCTAATTCCGCTTGATGGACGGTAAACGAAAATAAAGATCTCAAATTCTTATTatgttcttataaaatatttagaaattaataATAGCTAAAGGACGGTGGCAGCATACAACAATCTTAACGGTACAGTGGTGATATATAGTTTActtgaaatatttttctattatacCTTTTTGCGAGACCtaaattttttcttttgataaaatACAGTGATGATGGtatactattcttgagccaagatttatgttcttgatattattataatcctttggttattctagagaagatttactgtaaacttattatcattattagtgatagtggaagtttaaggtaaactacggtcccatggtttttTTCGTATtaagtttttcacgttaaaatttGGTCtcattatgtgattgatttattagatggttgtcgctctctagtggatcttctcaatggaatctcaactggtggtggaggtgcttgttcagttggttcaacatcatcaactataggagtATCATCGTTggcattctcaccacaatcttcttgttcatctcccccatgatcatcatgaactataggtgaaggaactggacccaaactctatATAAACataggtttttggcttctcaacattatcaccatcattaaGCAATTGGTCTTCAAAAAATACATctatgcttctaataatctttttgttcactgcatcccataatctgtactcaAATGCTTTATGACCATAtcacaagaagatacatgcttttgccttattatcaagcttggacctctcatctttgggaatatgaacaaatgttttATACTCAAAaactctcaagtgattataagatatatcttttcctttccatactctctctagaacatcacatttcacaagaaagatttatgaggtcaattgtagttctcatagcctctccccaaaatgacttcggtaattTGGCATAAGAaaacatacacctaatcctttctttaatggttctatccatcctttctgccacattgttctattgaggagttttaggaattgtTCTCTCAAGCCTGACTTAGTAAAGTTACATAAAGAGAATAAAGCTCTCAAGAACaaatgagtttacaaattgaagattgaaaataatagatcacaacaaagatacaaggcacgactagttatgaaaggatttagtcaaaagaaaggtattgactttgaaaataattttctctagttgtgaaaatgtcctttatccgagttgttcttggtttagttgctc is from Musa acuminata AAA Group cultivar baxijiao chromosome BXJ1-6, Cavendish_Baxijiao_AAA, whole genome shotgun sequence and encodes:
- the LOC135676579 gene encoding chlorophyll a-b binding protein 7, chloroplastic-like — protein: MSRDKSLRKPPSYLSKISPFRALNGCLPFSSSRYYQNQRSERASSMASVCASSSAVAAVASSQKNGAALAATKASFLGGGRKVRQGKWATKTARRAFSVSAAAVPERPLWFPGSTPPPWLDGSLPGDFGFDPLGLGSDPESLRWNQQAEIVHCRWAMLGAAGIFIPEFLTKIGILNTPSWYTAGQLEYFTDTTTLFVIELILIGWAEGRRWADIIKPGCVNTDPIFPNNKLTGTDVGYPGGFWFDPLGWGSGSPEKVKELRTKEIKNGRLAMLAVMGAWFQAIYTGTGPIDNLFAHLADPGHATVFAAFTPK